A genomic window from Silene latifolia isolate original U9 population chromosome Y, ASM4854445v1, whole genome shotgun sequence includes:
- the LOC141628967 gene encoding indole-3-acetate O-methyltransferase 1-like, with product MRSNSAAEDRAGILWARFGGILAVPDIVMAALFYRRLFPARSIDVFHSAFSLHWLSQIPENVLDKRSKAYNKGRVCIHGANESTANAYKKQFQTDLAAFLKARSVELKRGGSMFLVCLGRTSLDPTDQGGAGLLFGTHFQDAWDDLVQEGLISNEKQDSFNIPVYAPSLQDFREVVESNGSFAINKLELFRGGSPLVVSQPDNEAEVGQALATSCRSVCGVLVDAHIGDRLSSELFTRVEHRGMSHAKELLEQLKFFHIVASLSLC from the exons ATGCGAAGTAATTCTGCTGCAGAAGATAGAGCTGGCATACTCTGGGCTCGCTTTGGAGGGATTCTCGCCGTTCCAGACATTGTGATGGCTG CTCTTTTTTACCGGCGGCTTTTTCCGGCCAGGTCTATTGATGTTTTTCACTCTGCCTTTTCCTTGCATTGGCTATCTCAG ATTCCAGAGAATGTATTGGACAAGAGGTCAAAGGCATACAATAAAGGGAGAGTGTGCATCCATGGAGCAAATGAGAGCACTGCAAATGCTTACAAGAAACAATTTCAAACAGATTTAGCTGCTTTCTTGAAAGCAAGGTCTGTAGAATTAAAGAGAGGTGGTTCCATGTTCCTTGTTTGCTTAGGAAGGACTTCTTTGGACCCCACTGACCAAGGTGGTGCTGGTCTCCTCTTTGGGACTCACTTCCAAGATGCATGGGATGACCTTGTTCAAGAG GGGCTTATCAGCAATGAAAAACAAGACAGTTTCAACATCCCAGTATATGCACCAAGTTTACAAGACTTCAGAGAAGTAGTGGAATCCAACGGTTCATTTGCCATTAACAAGCTTGAATTGTTCAGAGGAGGAAGCCCTTTGGTTGTTAGCCAACCAGACAATGAAGCTGAAGTTGGTCAAGCCTTAGCCACCAGCTGTCGAAGCGTTTGTGGTGTGCTTGTAGATGCTCACATAGGGGACCGCCTTAGCAGCGAGCTGTTTACAAGAGTGGAGCATAGAGGCATGAGTCATGCCAAGGAGCTGCTAGAACAGCTTAAGTTCTTTCACATAGTTGCCTCACTCTCTTTATGTTAA
- the LOC141628969 gene encoding uncharacterized protein LOC141628969, producing the protein MCKGFGSTLSGAALQWFVGLPNKSISSFADLLNAFNQIFAARESRRSGIRRPTYRVQGFEETTRDYLNRFNKEKVSIPRCDIATAIQAFRRGLHQDSQLYKELTMHPCTTFEEVQSKAIAVMRLEEDSAPVRGTYDSDQVSRKAPVEKKSERSKPYSRSVNKVSGNAEGKSGDRLQKVSEYGFTTNLAGLFKALKELGRRVRWPKLPEGNPSSRDTAKVNTTRVNSADQVLPSPPPHCSRTVNVITGGSELCGLTYSAAKRHATRAKGDRPENSCRVNHQNLPSVTFDETDAGSTPEQHHDALIITLPIGNCKVKKILVDTGSSVNLIMMETLKGMGFTEKDLAKKAIPLVGFSGETKHSLGEIIIPTYAGGVNRQALDPRDESNSLNVPPMPESQRIQDEYIEPQQAELDEVILDSLHPERTVLIGSECRAMDPRMMAYLDVAKELKVKFVTFNIKQIPREQNAEADALATRGQPSRQEPFPRYQLSTSLEPRTLKSQQKREKVCKDR; encoded by the exons atgtgcaagggttTTGGATCAACACTGTCAGGAGCAGCCCTGCAGTGGTTCGTCGGCTTACCGAACAAAAGCATATCCAGCTTCGCCGACCTACTCAATGCCTTCAACCAAATATTCGCGGCGAGAGAAAGCCGGAGAAGCGGCATCCGGCGACCTACCTACCGGGTGCAAGGGTTTGAGGAAACCACCCGCGATTACTTGAAccggttcaacaaagagaaggtgtcaATTCCGAGGTGcgatatagcaaccgctatacaagccttccgTCGAGGGCTACACCAGGATTCACAGCTATACAAGGAACTAACCATGCACCCGTGCACAACCTTTGAGGAGGTGCAATCGAAGGCAATTGCTGTCATGAGGCTGGAAGAAGACTCTGCACCAGTAAGAGGCACTTATGATTCAGACCAAGTATCCAGGAAGGCTCCGGTAGAGAAGAAAAGTGAAAGATCCAAACCTTACAGTAGGAGCGTGAATAAAGTTTCTGGAAATGCAGAAGGAAAATCCGGCGATCGCCTCCAGAAAGTaagtgagtatggtttcactACCAATCTTGCAGGATTATTCAAAGCCTTGAAGGAGCTGGGACGCAGAGTCAGATGGCCAAAACTTCCAGAAGGAAACCCCAGCAGCAGAGACACAGCAAAAGT AAACACAACCAGAGTAAATTCAGCGGATCAGGTTCTGCCTTCCCCTCCTCCTCATTGCTCTAGAACTGTGAATGTCATTACAGGTGGATCGGAGCTATGTGGGCTGACCTACTCAGCAGCTAAGAGGCACGCAACCAGGGCTAAGGGAGACAGACCAGAGAACTCCTGCAGGGTTAACCACCAGAATCTGCCGTCGGTCACCTTCGACGAAACAGACGCAGGATCTACTCCCGAACAGCACCACGACGCTCTAATCATCACGCTTCCCATAGGCAATTGTAAGGTGAAAAAGATCCTGGTGGATACCGGAAGCTCCGTCAACTTGATCATGATGGAAACACTCAAAGGAATGGGATTCACCGAGAAAGATCTAGCAAAAAAGGCAATTCCCTTAGTTGGCTTCAGCGGCGAAACAAAGCACTCCCTAGGAGAAATCATCATCCCGACCTACGCCGGAGGTGTAAACAGACAG gccctggatccacgagaTGAAAGCAATTCCCTCAACGTACCACCAATGCCTGAA agccaGCGCATCCAGGACGAGTACATTGAGCCTCAGCAGGCAGAACTAGACGAAGTAATCCTGGACTCGCTGCATCCAGAGCGAACTGTTCTCATTGGATCTGAGTGTAGAG CCATGGACCCCAGGATGATGGCCTATTTAGATGTAGCAAAAGAGCTGAaagtcaaatttgtcacattcaacatcaagcaaatcccCAGGGAGCAGAATGCAGAAGCAGATGCACTAGCCACCCGGGGGCAACCTTCAAGGCAGGAACCATTTCCACGATACCAATTGTCCACGTCTTTGGAGCCA